CGCATTGATCCGCCTGGGGGTGAAGATGCAGGCTTTTCTCGCGTCGAACAAACTTGCTTTCGTGACATTGTCTGCACGCCCGACCGAGAGCCTGTTTAATCAATCCAGCCTGACGGCTGGCATGGGGATTATGACAATTGAAGCAACTGTTGGTTTGCCGGCCGTTGACCCGGTGGCTGAATTGACCATTAAACGATTCCATAACCTGCGGATGGCAATTCAAACACAAATTGATGTCGTTGTTGCGGTTATGACAACTCTGACACTGTCCGTCAGCAAACGGTTGATGACGGTTGTCACGCAGCAGAGCATTGTGTTCTGAATTGTGGGGATGGTGACATTCAAGACAGTCCATCCCTTTAAGGCTCCGATTTAAATGTTGCTTGCGCAAACTCGGGGTCGATGGATGGCACCCCAGGCATAATCCGCTGCCGCTTTTTTTCAACAGCGCCCGTTCATTGCCGTAATGGGGGTTATGGCAGGCGGTACATTCACCTTTGTCAAAAGGCGCATGAGCTGTGCCGGATGGTTGCACAATGTCATTGTGACAGCTTGAACACAATTCCGTCGGTGGCCGTTTAAGTAAATGATCGATCCGGGCACTGTGCGGATCGTGGCAGACCGTACACTCACCCTGAACAACGGGTTGATGCACCCGGGTGTTCGACGCCATCTGTCGTTCAAATGTTTCATGGCATTTAAAACACAATTGACGGCCATTTTTTTTCAATAATTTGTCGTATCTGGCCAAATGGGGGTTGTGGCACTGGGTGCATTGCCCCTTTTGTGTTGGCGGGTGGGTGATTTGCCCCGCAAGAATATTGTCGTCATGGCACTGAAAACAGGACTCATCCGCTGTCGCATTACCGCACCACAGCACTGTTTCCAGTAGAACCAGCAACAGGATGGTTTTTATCGTGGTATTCATCATCGAGACCCTCCCTGGTGGCAAGCACGACAATTTTTTTCGGCGAAAGGTTGATGTTTAATGGGAAAGACCAGGGATCTTTCCATACTGCCATGACTGTCATGACAGCCCAGACAACTGTCGCTGCCCGGGGCAATTCCGCCATGGTGCACAGCCAGTTCCTGCGCCGTCTCTTGGTGGCATTGTTGACATAATCGATCCACTGATATTGTCAACAGGTGAGGGCGGTCCGACTGATGAACATTATGACAGGCACTGCACTGCCCTTGCCGGGCCGGTTCATGGGCGACGCCCTGACTCCAGTAACGGTCCACATCGTGACAGGTGAGGCAGAGTTCCGGTAAGGACTGTTTGAGGTTGGCTGCATAACCGCTGCCATGGGGGTCATGGCAGGTGGTGCAATTGCCCTGTGCGAACGGGACATGCTGAAATTTTTTACTTTCCCCGGCCAAGTTGCTATGACAGTCCAGGCAAACCGTATGCCCCGGGTTAACCGACAGAGCATCACCGTTACTGGCATGTGGATCGTGACAGGTCCGGCATTGTCCCTGTTTAAACGGACTGTGTGTCGGGCCATGCAGGCGGGCGTCTTCAGTTTCCTGATGACAGCCACTGCATAAAGCGGCACCGCGGGCCTGCAGCAGGTCGGGGTTGTCACTGCCGTGGGGCTGATGACAGCCGCTGCATTCATTGGTTGCCACCGGCGTATGCAGATTGTGGCGGGCCAGGGGATCGCGCATGGTTTCATGACAGCTCAGGCACAGTTCCTGTTGTGGCTTAACCAGTAACGAGGGTTGTGCGCTGCCATGGGGAGCATGGCAGGTGTCGCAGGCGGTTTCACTGACGGGGACATGGGCAACCCGCATGTTTTGTTGCCCCTGTTCGTGGCAGGATGCGCAAAGACGGTTGAGGGGCTCGCGCAGCAGTGCCTCTTGGTGGCTCGGTGAGCGATGGGGCGCATGGCAGCCCAGACATTGTCCGGTGGTATAGGCCGGATGCTGGCTGATTTGTTTTTTGTCCTGCTCGTGACATTGGAAGCACAAGGTTTCGGGTGGTTGTGTTAAAAGCCCTGTATAGTCACTGGCATGGGGGGTGTGGCAGCTGAAGCAATCGCCGTCTTTGACCGGTTGATGACTTTGCTGGTGCGCCATTTCCTGTTGCATCGCATCATGGCAATTCAAGCACAATGACGTGAACTCCTGGCGCAGGGCGAATGGGTTTGCGGAGTCTGAGGCTTCATGACAGCTCGAACACTGCCCTGCGAGAATCGGCTGATGAACCGTCCGGCGCAGCAGCGCTTTGCGTTCGGAAGCATGGACCGCATGACATGACGTGCATTGTGTTGTCACCTGATACCCTGCATGAAGTCGGCGAATGGTCGCTCTGTCGTCATGACATCCCAGACATTGGTCTGCTGCAGCCTCATGCAGACGATTGGCATGGGTCGAAAAATGCGGAGCGTGACAGATGGCGCAGTCCCGATCAACGGGTTGATGGCGGATCTGTCCGTCAAATAAACCGGATTCGTGGCATTTCAGGCACAGCGCCTGATCCGGCTGAAGTAACAACGCCTTGTTCTCACTGCCGTGCGGATCGTGGCAGGCGGCGCAGTTGCCTTTTTCTACCGGTGGGTGCACGACAGCGTTTTGTTCTGTTGAGGTGATCGCTTGATGGCATTGAAAACACAGCTGTGTTTCGGCACTTTTTAAATATACCCCTCCGAGCAGGCCATGATTGCGGTGACAGCCGTTGCAGGCTCCTCCTTTGAGAGGGGCATGGAGTTTGCCCTGTTGCATCATTGACTGGTATTCGGCATGACAGTCCAGGCAGTCTTTGACCACGCGTTTTGTCGACGTTCCTGAACCTGAACAGCCATAGGTCAGTAACAGCACAAAAAAAACGATTAAACAGGATGGGAACCATCGTTTCATCATCTATTGCCCCTTGAGTTCATGGATACAGCGTTGCCATTGTGCTTCGTTGACCAAGATGGAGGCTCTTTCGCGCAGTTGTGCGACCAGAGCTTGACGTATTTGAGTGAATTGCTGTTCTTTGAGCCGTTCCTCAAGTCGAGATTTTACCGCCTCATAAGGTGCATAGTCGATGTGCGCAGAGTCCACCAGTTTTATGAAGTGGCTGGTGCCGTCGAGCTCCAGCATGGCTGCCTGTCCTTCGGGGAGTTTGCGCACCATGTCGGCAAATTCACTGACCATATGGGACATGGGGGTGGTTTTAACCTCAACCCCAAGCGGGACCAGTTCCGCCACCACGGATTCGTAGCTCTCGCCATGACGCAACCGTTCGTTGAGTTGTTGTGCGAGCTTCTGGTTATTTGTTTCCGCTGCCAGATAACTGGCACGCTCCGGAGAGGCATACTCTTCACGGTGCTGGGTGTAATACGCGCGCAATTGTGCTTCAGTGACGTTGATTTTCGGAACAATGAGCACGGACTCCAGTTCGCGGATCAGCCGATGGCGCTGATAGAAAGAAAAAATGCTCTGAAAAGGTTCCCGCTGCTCATAATGACGATTGAGAGCTTCCAAGGTGGTCAGGGTTTGCGAAATGATATCATTGGCGACCCGGGTGACGATATCGGTGAAGGAACGATCCTTGATTTTTTCGCCGCCGAATTGACGGTAATGCTTTATGGCATTGTCATAAAGAACTTGGGCGGAAATATCCATGTCTGGAAAATGAATTACCGGTTGATCCTGAATTTGTTCCTCCGGCCCTTCGAGATGAATTTTATCCACAAGCGTCGTGTCCAGTGAGACCCGATATTTTTCGCGCAGCCGTTGTGTCAGGCGGCTGGTCAATTCATGCTGTTTCTTTTTGGCGAGAGCCGTTTTGATCGTGTTCTCCACGATGGCCAGGTCTTGATCGTTTCCGGGACTGCGTTCGACGATCTCGATGATAAACCACTGCCCTTTGAATTCATAAGGCTCCAGGTAGCGATCCTGAGGTGTTGCTTCATACAGGGTGCGGATATGATCCGGTAATTGATTGGGACGCTGAAGGATCGGAGCCGCCAGAGCATCGGAGTTCATATCCTCTGACGCAGCAATGACCTGTTCGCTGGTCATGTCTTGCTCGGCCTTTGTCAGGAACTCCTCACAGCGCTCTTGCGATTCAAGCTGCACATAGCGCATGGTCAGCAGGGGGGTGTATTCCTGCTGATAGACGGCTTCAATCTCCTGCGGTGAAAGGGAGATCCTACTGTCGACCTCTTCCTGTTTAAGCTGCATTAAAGAGCGGACTTTTAAGAATGTTTTGATTTTTTGCTGATAGCGTGGCTCTTCGTACAGCTGCATACGCTCAGCTTCATCGGAAAGCAACAGCCAGTCGATATAACTGTCTATTGTCTCGGGAACCGGATCGTCGGATTCTTTCCATACCCGCCACCATGCCTGATAGTCGGCGCGACTCCAATCCTGACCGTCAATGGTCACCAGAGGTTGCTCCGTCCAGAAAAAAGTCCAACCGGCTGGTGGAAACAGACCGCAGAGCAAGATCGCGCAAAGAATAACCATAAATGCTTTTACGACGCTTTTTTGCAATTAACCACTCCTTTATCAATCCAGTCGTCAAAAATTTCACCGATCATCATCTGGACCAGTTCGCTTTGGGTGCGCACAACGCCGAAGTGCATCATGAGCCGGTAGTCGTCGCCACTGCGTGTCAGAAAAGAACTGGCCAGTAAATGACCTGTGTCGGCGTCACGTAATTCAAGTTGCAGCGAGGCGGTGGGCAGCGAGGCCCCCTGTACGGTTTCCAGACCAACAGAAAACACTTTACCGCTGACGATTTTTTCAACTTTCAGATCTCTGGCCATATCCTGATAAAATGTCTTGTCGGCAGAGGTGAGCCACTGAGACAGGAACAGACGTTTTTTTTGCAAAAAAAGACGCACGTCTGCTTCATTGATGACTTTGGCCTCGCGGTTGATCAGTTCAGACTCACAAATTTTCTCCGCAATAAGCCCCATATTCTCGTCATCACTGTCATTCAAAAAGGGCAGCAGAATGACCCGGCAGGAGCTGCTCAGTGGTTTCGGTTGGGCAATCGTGGTTGTTGTCGGTCCACGGAATTGGCAACCGGCACTGGCAAGCAGCAGTC
This region of uncultured Desulfuromonas sp. genomic DNA includes:
- a CDS encoding peptidylprolyl isomerase; this translates as MQKSVVKAFMVILCAILLCGLFPPAGWTFFWTEQPLVTIDGQDWSRADYQAWWRVWKESDDPVPETIDSYIDWLLLSDEAERMQLYEEPRYQQKIKTFLKVRSLMQLKQEEVDSRISLSPQEIEAVYQQEYTPLLTMRYVQLESQERCEEFLTKAEQDMTSEQVIAASEDMNSDALAAPILQRPNQLPDHIRTLYEATPQDRYLEPYEFKGQWFIIEIVERSPGNDQDLAIVENTIKTALAKKKQHELTSRLTQRLREKYRVSLDTTLVDKIHLEGPEEQIQDQPVIHFPDMDISAQVLYDNAIKHYRQFGGEKIKDRSFTDIVTRVANDIISQTLTTLEALNRHYEQREPFQSIFSFYQRHRLIRELESVLIVPKINVTEAQLRAYYTQHREEYASPERASYLAAETNNQKLAQQLNERLRHGESYESVVAELVPLGVEVKTTPMSHMVSEFADMVRKLPEGQAAMLELDGTSHFIKLVDSAHIDYAPYEAVKSRLEERLKEQQFTQIRQALVAQLRERASILVNEAQWQRCIHELKGQ
- a CDS encoding cytochrome c3 family protein, translated to MMKRWFPSCLIVFFVLLLTYGCSGSGTSTKRVVKDCLDCHAEYQSMMQQGKLHAPLKGGACNGCHRNHGLLGGVYLKSAETQLCFQCHQAITSTEQNAVVHPPVEKGNCAACHDPHGSENKALLLQPDQALCLKCHESGLFDGQIRHQPVDRDCAICHAPHFSTHANRLHEAAADQCLGCHDDRATIRRLHAGYQVTTQCTSCHAVHASERKALLRRTVHQPILAGQCSSCHEASDSANPFALRQEFTSLCLNCHDAMQQEMAHQQSHQPVKDGDCFSCHTPHASDYTGLLTQPPETLCFQCHEQDKKQISQHPAYTTGQCLGCHAPHRSPSHQEALLREPLNRLCASCHEQGQQNMRVAHVPVSETACDTCHAPHGSAQPSLLVKPQQELCLSCHETMRDPLARHNLHTPVATNECSGCHQPHGSDNPDLLQARGAALCSGCHQETEDARLHGPTHSPFKQGQCRTCHDPHASNGDALSVNPGHTVCLDCHSNLAGESKKFQHVPFAQGNCTTCHDPHGSGYAANLKQSLPELCLTCHDVDRYWSQGVAHEPARQGQCSACHNVHQSDRPHLLTISVDRLCQQCHQETAQELAVHHGGIAPGSDSCLGCHDSHGSMERSLVFPIKHQPFAEKNCRACHQGGSR
- a CDS encoding cytochrome c3 family protein, whose product is MMNTTIKTILLLVLLETVLWCGNATADESCFQCHDDNILAGQITHPPTQKGQCTQCHNPHLARYDKLLKKNGRQLCFKCHETFERQMASNTRVHQPVVQGECTVCHDPHSARIDHLLKRPPTELCSSCHNDIVQPSGTAHAPFDKGECTACHNPHYGNERALLKKSGSGLCLGCHPSTPSLRKQHLNRSLKGMDCLECHHPHNSEHNALLRDNRHQPFADGQCQSCHNRNNDINLCLNCHPQVMESFNGQFSHRVNGRQTNSCFNCHNPHASRQAGLIKQALGRACRQCHESKFVRREKSLHLHPQADQCVNCHQLHSSDASAMRKNDDDTACVNCHESHSNFSHPMGEQALDPRNGKPMDCISCHDPCNGTMYKYNLRGTSDKGLCIMCHAGY